The sequence TAGACCATCTGACTGGGTGTGTAAAAAGTATTTCGGCTCAAAAAAATGCACAAGCTTTTTTGTCAccactgcatgtcagtgtgaattaaaaaactattttttttagGAATTTGTTTTAAGAATTAAAGTGCAACATAACAgcctttaaaaatatatttatatgtgttaGAACTGggcatgtttattttaataaatatctgAACAAATCATAGTAATTATTTGTTCTGCTTTTGAATGTTGCATTTTATTAAACTTTTGTATTAACATTCCATTTTTTGATAGAATGCATGATTTTGTTACTTAGCCCATTTCTTAATTAGCTCATGTAGTTCACTACATGTCCAGTAGAACACTAGTAAAAACTTAATTTACTCACTgtacaaacatttatttattgtcactAACTGCTTAATTTAGTCACTCCCTGCGCCCGAAGCCAACTCATCACAGGACAGACactaatatattaattaattaattaatcacacCATGGGGCAATTCATATTAGCCAGTTCACATATGGCTGGTTGGTTTTTGGAAGCAGAGAAAACTGGATCTCCTGAAGAAAATCTACATTGAAAAAAACATGTGAAaatcagacagacacacagactttCTGGCAGTGATCGAAGGAAAGGATCAAACGAGTTGCAACGCAAATGTGGGTATTTAATTATCTTCAAGAATCCTAATTAGCAGAGACCTTACTTGTTAGACACGATGTGCAACGAGCAGAAATTACAATTTGTTTAGTttgttaatttaaattaaattagtaaataagtaataaaattgGCACATGGGTAGTGAAGAGGTAACTAATGCTAGGATGCAGGGTTTTAAATTCCCAGCGGTGGTCTCAACCGGTCGGGCATCATTATACACCCATGATTGGATATGTCTGGAGAGAGAGGGAAGACCCCAAGATAAATTGGTGTCCTGTTCGGGGTATTCTCGGTGAAAAAgatgtggtaaaacatgaagattatgacaataaataaaatgaacataTAATGACTGTTTATGATCTTGAGGTTTAGACTGTGATGACTGCATTATGTGGTTTTGATTAGTAATTATTGATAGTCTGAACTATATTCGTGTTCCTATACTCAAATACATGTACTCAGTATACATCTTCATCATCACCTATAATATCAATGTGGACAAGGCCTACGTTAACTTTATCAGCGGTGACATAGTCAATCAATACAGTGTGATAAACAGATAATCCAGGAACAGAATGAGTCAGCATGAACATGTTTACACTGTTGACTCTATCTTTGTTTGAATATTAAACTCCACCCACAGAAAGTGCACCTGGTCAAAGCCCTGCGTAGGAACTCTGTTTGTTCTACTGGGACGTAGTGCTCACATTTTGGGACAGAATTAGAAATGTGTTCAATATCTCTATTTGTACTATAAAAAATAAGTTTAGTTTACACATATTATTTCTATTctgttatacatgtattataAAAGTGGCTACAGTTACCTGAAAAGACATTCTGAACAGGAACTGGAACACATACACAGGGTTAATGGTACTTGCCCAGCCCTCTAGAGTACACTGCATGGTCATTAGGCCTGTCACAATCACTTCAtcaaataattatgatttttatataaaatgttgtttttcccccaatatataaattataaaagttAGATATAAGTTGCTGCAGtgcctaagtgggtagcactgtcgcctcacagcaagaaggtcctggcttcgatctccctgtgtctgcgtgggtttactctgggcgctccggtttcctcccacagtccaaagacatacaagtaaagtgaattggagatactaaattgtccatgactgtgctcgatataaccttgagaactgatgaaccttgtgtaatgagtaactaccgttccagtcatgaatgtaaccaaagagtgtaaaacatgatgctaaaaACAAACAGATATAAGAACTGAACTGAAATTTATGTTAACTGTTTGGAACAAACCTTGTGTGGAAGAAGATTAGCACGAGGTACAATAATTAGACTGGTTTGGTTAATACGTGCCAAGGTCTAGAGACCTGCATTTCCGTTAGACTACCGGTGCAATTACAGAACTAGTACAAATAGTATGCAACTCTCTGAACAGGAGCAGGAGAAATGTTTTCTGGAAGGATGCAGAATAAATAAAGCTAATATAGTCTGGAGTATAGGTTTACCAATgacttaaattaaaaattaattgtgCTTTTAATGTATCACAGCACTCATCACCATGCATTTAGCCAGTCTAATCCAGCCATGCACACCAACATGCAGGTGTTAGGGATCTAAACTATTGGGTTTTCGATATTTAAATGACTGATTAGCCAAGCTCTTTAAAAAGAACATACTGCACCTTTACAAATTTGACTGAGTAAATCCTCAGACTATCACACACCCACCACCAACATGTGTGTAGTCGCCAGGATCTTTTTTCCACCAGCCAGAGGTAGCATCCCAGGGAGCTGTATCGCCTGTGGAGAGTCATGCTGTGACCATAAATCATTCAACCCTCGTGGTGACCCCTCGACCATTCCTCGGGGGAACTGTTTACCTCcttccctcaggcacagccaagtTGACAGCACAGCTGAGGTCTGAGCTCGAAATCTCACATTTTGCATTAGTTATAGTTTCTAACTGAACAAAATGATGTTTTGAAAATGTGAATTTAATATACAATTTGCGTATTCACTGGCCATAGGTCAACAGAAAACACTATTTAATCATTTGtgctaaatataaaaaaaacttttgattATATAATCAGTTTTAAGTAAAAATTTTATAATTGTGACAGGCTTAATGGTCCCATACTACAGTTAAAATAATGGTAACTGCAAATCAGGAACAGTGGTTTAGGTTTAGTTGGTTAGGTTTGCATATTTCTTTGCCCTTCCTGCCCTGTAGTCTCATTGTGCAATGTGGGAATGTGTTCCCAATGGCAATGTGTTCCCAATACACTGGGAATTGTTAAAAAGTAAATGATAACCAACAAGGTTAATCCCAGTAGTATGGATTCAATCAGAATATGAAAAGGCACAGAGTAAATTTAAAGAGTAACGGTCTGTACCCTCCATGCTACCGAGTTGTTAAATATGTCCATAAAATAAACCCATATATTCTGTTTATTAACAGCATGAGCTTTAGTTCCTTAGCCACATCTGTCGTCTCTAGAGGGAGCATTGTCTTTCCTGTAAACAACCCACAGTCCATTTCGTCAAGTTTAGACTTCATTTAAAATCCTTCATGGAGACCTTGTGAATTTTCCTattaagaaaatatattttggCTATGTTTGGTTTTCCAAAAATGTAGCTTTACTATGTAGCATTTATTCAAACTCCTCTCCGGCAGTGGCAGCCTCCAAAGCTGCGAGTGCTTCTTCCACCATAGAGTCTGTGATGCTTACACTGTCCTCGTTTTTCTTTTTCGTCTGTGAGAATGATTCATCCCCCTCATCTCTGTCGTCTATCACGAGCTTGGTATCAGATGAAGATAGGCTGGTGCTGCTGGTGTGGATGTCCACCGAGATGACGCTCTCCTCGTCGGCTGTGTCTCCGGCAGACCCCGCTCTCTCTTCCTGTCCGCACAGGTACCCGTCCGATCCATCAGTCCTATCTGTTAGGCCACCGTTTCCCAGGCCTGAGTCTCGAAACCTATCAGAACAATTTCCAGGTTCTGTGCCCAGCATCAATTCGTTACATAATGGTGGAGCGCTAGGAAGAGTGGCTGAATCTCCTCCATCTGGTTGTAGAATATATAGGCTAGGCTCACTTCCTGATGGCTGGTTTGATTTAGCCTTGTTTATGTGATTGTTGTCAATGTCAGATTGGCTACTGCTGGTGTAGCCAAAATTATGGAAGCCTTCCTTCTCGTTAATTCCATCCACTGAGAATCGGTGTCCTCGGTAGGAAGAGACTAATGAGCTAGTGGAAGGATCCTGCTTGATTCCATTGATGTCTTCGGAGGCTCCGGCGGGGTCATTAACGTAACTGCAAGAGAGTCAgagaaatgattaaataacagcagcaaaacaaaacaaatgcagGTCAAGTGAAACGTTTACATACGCTTGTAAGGGGCACAGATGTCATAGCAGTCCTGAGATTACTGcagctgttctttttctgtgactaaatagaTGGACCATGCACTTCTTTTATGAATTTGCATTCGTTCTTCGATttattgtttactttatttCGATTTATTGAGTTTACTGGCTTAAAATTACGCATACAGCAGATTAGATTATCGATTTTGTAGTGTTAAAAGTTCTATAATGAAATTTTACTTTAGGGAATAACTTTCTAATTTCTGGTGATTGAATATAGCTGTTGAATTCTCTGTGTGCACATAAATATTGCCAGTTTAAGTGCATTTGTTTAGAAATACATtaaaccagtggttctcaaaccttttagaccgagtaccacccattatcaaatcgaaacttccaagtaccacctatgtttctcatcacagaaccacataaggctaacattaattaggtgtgtgtatatatatatatatatatatataaatatatatatatatatacagtgtatcacaaaagtgagtacaccactcacatttctgcagatatttaagtatatcttttcatgggacaacactgacaaaatgacactttgacacaatgaaaagtagtctgtgtgcagcttatataacagtgtaaatttattcttccctcaaaataactcaatatacagccattaatgtctaaaccactggcaacaaaagtgagtacaccccttagtgaaagttcctgaagtgtcaatattttgtgtggccaccattatttcccagaactgccttaactctcctgggcatggagtttaccagagcttcacaggttgccactggaatgcttttccactcctccatgacgacatcacggagctggcggatattcgagactttgcgctcctccaccttccgcttgaggataccccaaagatgttctattgggtttaggtctggagacatgcttggccagtccatcacctttaccctcagcctcttcaataaagcagtggtcgtcttagaggtgtgtttggggtcattatcatgctggaacactgccctgcgacccagtttccggagggaggggatcatgctctgcttcagtatttcacagtacatattggagttcatgtgtccctcaatgaaatgtaactccccaacacctgctgcactcatgcagccccagaccatggcattcccaccaccatgcttgactgtaggcatgacacacttatctttgtactcctcacctgattgctgccacacatgcttgagaccatctgaaccaaacaaattaatcttggtctcatcagaccataggacatggttccagtaatccatgtcctttgttgacatgtcttcagcaaactgtttgcgggctttcttgtgtagagacttcagaagaggcttccttctggggtgacagccatgcagaccaatttgatgtagtgtgcggcgtatggtctgagcactgacaggctgaccccccaccttttcaatctctacagcaatgctgacagcactcctgcgcctatctttcaaagacagcagttggatgtgacgctgagcacgtgcactcagcttctttggacgaccaacgcgaggtctgttctgagtggaccctgctcttttaaaacgctggattggccactgtgctgcagctcagtttcagggtgttggcaatcttcttgtagccttggccatcttcatgtagcgcaacaattcgtcttttaagatcctcagagagttctttgccatgaggtgccatgttggtactttcagtgaccagtatgagagagtgtgagagctgtactactaatttgaacacacaatgctccctatgcacacctgagacctagtaacactaacaaatcacatgacattttggagggaaaat is a genomic window of Trichomycterus rosablanca isolate fTriRos1 chromosome 4, fTriRos1.hap1, whole genome shotgun sequence containing:
- the zgc:194930 gene encoding uncharacterized protein zgc:194930, whose protein sequence is MGCRCCRMVNGYVNDPAGASEDINGIKQDPSTSSLVSSYRGHRFSVDGINEKEGFHNFGYTSSSQSDIDNNHINKAKSNQPSGSEPSLYILQPDGGDSATLPSAPPLCNELMLGTEPGNCSDRFRDSGLGNGGLTDRTDGSDGYLCGQEERAGSAGDTADEESVISVDIHTSSTSLSSSDTKLVIDDRDEGDESFSQTKKKNEDSVSITDSMVEEALAALEAATAGEEFE